In Candidatus Dependentiae bacterium, the following proteins share a genomic window:
- the topA gene encoding type I DNA topoisomerase, with the protein MAKKLLIVESPAKIKTISKFLGKDFKIMSTVGHIKDLPAKKIGVTIDKDTINIEYVVMPDKDKTIADICKEASTAADIYLAPDPDREGEIIAWHIAEDIKKVVKDKSKIHRISFNEITEPAIKAAIENPGEIDMPKVNAQQARRVLDRWVGYEVSPVLWKKIAKGLSAGRVQSVALRLIADREEEIRGFKPEEYWTIDGDFAHGKAHLIAALTHINKKKAEIKSEKEAQAIVEKLKKSDFVIESIIDKTRIKNPLPPFMTSTLQQAGFNQLGFSVKKIMQVAQKLYEGMPLGDASSPVALITYMRTDSLRISDTALTQTREYLKKHYSKEYVPTKANNFEKSKKGKAQDAHEAIRPIDVNLTPDKVKAYLPKDALKLYELIWKRFVACQMTPAQYAQRQVTIEGGTFTFRVTGSTLIFDGYLKVYSASDDQEEKEGKVTIPATLKAKEAIDLEKIDPKQHFTQPPPKYTEGSLVKEMEKEGIGRPSTYATILSTIQARSYTTLDDKKRFVPTELGMIVTRMLVENLPDIMDIKFTAHLEEDLDKVASGDLERDKLLREFYTGFQKDLTKFKGKDSKRTVEKTEVICPNCKKEQLIVRFGKTGEFLGCPNYPECTFTCNFHRTEENKLECVEAEEPKVLDEKCPTCGSPLRQVVGRYGPFIACSNYPTCKYIHKIKAGFPCPADGGEVVQRKWRGGSFWGCSNYPKCKFAVFGDIVETPCPDCKLPFLVKKVAKDGTITLLCHDKKCGYKKVEKA; encoded by the coding sequence ATGGCAAAAAAGCTACTCATAGTAGAGTCTCCCGCAAAGATCAAAACGATTTCCAAGTTCCTTGGCAAGGACTTTAAAATCATGTCCACTGTTGGACATATCAAAGATCTGCCTGCAAAAAAGATTGGCGTGACCATTGATAAAGACACAATCAATATAGAATACGTGGTGATGCCCGATAAAGATAAAACTATTGCAGATATCTGCAAAGAAGCTTCTACTGCCGCAGATATTTATCTTGCACCCGATCCTGACCGTGAGGGTGAAATTATTGCATGGCATATAGCAGAAGACATCAAAAAAGTCGTAAAAGATAAAAGCAAAATTCATCGTATTTCTTTTAACGAAATTACTGAACCAGCAATTAAGGCAGCCATAGAAAATCCAGGCGAAATTGATATGCCCAAGGTGAATGCTCAACAAGCTCGCCGTGTTCTTGATCGTTGGGTGGGCTATGAAGTTTCTCCTGTCTTGTGGAAAAAAATTGCCAAAGGCTTATCAGCTGGCCGTGTACAATCGGTTGCATTGCGTTTAATTGCCGACCGCGAAGAAGAAATTCGAGGCTTTAAACCTGAAGAATACTGGACCATTGATGGTGATTTTGCTCATGGCAAAGCACACCTTATTGCCGCGTTAACGCACATCAATAAGAAAAAAGCTGAAATCAAAAGCGAAAAAGAAGCACAAGCTATTGTAGAAAAGCTCAAAAAAAGTGATTTTGTTATTGAATCTATCATCGATAAAACTAGAATCAAAAATCCGCTACCGCCATTTATGACCAGTACCTTGCAACAAGCAGGTTTTAACCAACTAGGCTTTTCGGTTAAAAAAATCATGCAAGTGGCACAAAAATTATACGAAGGTATGCCGCTTGGTGATGCTAGTTCGCCCGTAGCTTTAATTACTTATATGCGTACCGACTCGCTCAGAATTTCTGACACGGCACTCACACAAACCCGCGAATACCTCAAAAAGCACTATTCAAAAGAGTACGTGCCAACCAAAGCAAATAACTTTGAAAAAAGTAAAAAAGGCAAAGCACAAGACGCGCACGAAGCGATTCGCCCTATTGACGTTAACCTGACACCCGATAAGGTTAAAGCTTATTTACCTAAAGATGCCTTAAAATTATACGAATTAATTTGGAAGCGCTTTGTTGCCTGCCAAATGACACCGGCTCAATATGCACAACGTCAAGTGACTATCGAGGGTGGCACATTCACCTTCCGTGTTACTGGCTCAACCTTGATTTTTGATGGTTACTTAAAGGTATATTCAGCCTCTGATGACCAAGAAGAAAAAGAAGGTAAGGTTACTATTCCGGCAACGTTGAAAGCAAAAGAAGCTATTGATTTAGAAAAGATTGATCCAAAACAACACTTTACCCAACCACCACCAAAATATACTGAAGGTTCGTTGGTTAAAGAAATGGAAAAAGAAGGCATAGGCCGTCCAAGTACTTATGCAACAATTTTAAGTACCATCCAAGCACGTTCTTACACAACACTGGATGACAAAAAACGCTTTGTACCAACAGAACTTGGCATGATCGTCACCAGAATGCTCGTGGAAAATTTACCCGACATTATGGACATTAAGTTTACGGCGCACTTGGAAGAAGATTTAGATAAAGTAGCAAGTGGTGATCTTGAACGAGACAAGCTTTTAAGGGAATTTTATACAGGGTTCCAAAAAGATTTAACTAAATTTAAAGGCAAAGATAGCAAGCGTACCGTAGAAAAAACTGAAGTTATTTGCCCTAATTGTAAGAAAGAACAATTAATTGTTCGCTTTGGCAAAACAGGTGAATTCTTAGGTTGCCCTAACTATCCTGAATGTACCTTCACCTGCAACTTCCACCGAACAGAAGAAAATAAACTTGAATGCGTTGAAGCAGAAGAACCAAAAGTACTTGATGAAAAATGTCCAACCTGCGGCAGTCCACTACGCCAAGTTGTTGGTCGCTATGGACCATTCATTGCCTGCTCAAATTACCCAACGTGCAAATACATTCACAAAATCAAGGCCGGATTTCCATGTCCAGCGGACGGTGGTGAAGTGGTGCAACGTAAATGGCGCGGCGGCAGCTTCTGGGGATGTTCAAACTATCCAAAATGTAAGTTTGCTGTGTTTGGCGATATCGTAGAAACACCGTGTCCTGACTGCAAGTTACCCTTCTTAGTTAAAAAAGTAGCTAAAGATGGCACCATTACCTTACTCTGCCACGACAAAAAATGTGGCTATAAAAAAGTAGAAAAAGCATAA
- a CDS encoding lysophospholipid acyltransferase family protein yields MNILAFIRTLISKFLLVVIFILFAPGIMIAAAIPKKWLFNSRIFFMFGDLLLWFILKASFLPVKVFGLENVTKEPSVFVANHQSRLDMSLVNEVVKSRPHIWMATADIKRMPVYRWLTNFLVLVDVETPMKAMRSLLEAIKLLNGSKLDLVIFPEGAIYNDGVLHDFFSGFAVVAKKTGRPVVPICIQGVEKAYPLKTFLVTRVPITVTVGKPFVYQEHDTEEVFKERVRAWFIETLKA; encoded by the coding sequence ATGAATATTCTTGCATTCATTCGCACGCTTATCTCTAAATTTTTATTGGTAGTAATATTTATCCTCTTTGCGCCCGGCATTATGATTGCCGCAGCAATTCCCAAAAAATGGCTTTTTAATAGCCGGATATTTTTTATGTTTGGCGATCTTTTATTGTGGTTCATTCTCAAGGCTTCTTTTTTGCCTGTTAAGGTTTTTGGATTAGAAAATGTTACCAAGGAACCATCGGTTTTTGTGGCAAATCATCAATCGCGGCTTGATATGTCGTTAGTTAATGAAGTGGTAAAAAGTCGGCCGCATATATGGATGGCTACTGCTGACATTAAACGTATGCCTGTCTATCGATGGTTGACCAATTTTTTGGTTTTAGTAGATGTAGAAACACCTATGAAAGCTATGCGGTCATTATTAGAAGCAATTAAATTGTTAAATGGTAGTAAGCTTGATTTAGTTATATTTCCTGAAGGTGCTATATATAATGATGGTGTGTTACACGATTTTTTTTCTGGGTTTGCTGTCGTAGCAAAAAAAACAGGACGTCCCGTCGTGCCGATATGTATTCAGGGTGTTGAAAAAGCTTATCCGCTTAAAACATTCCTCGTCACGAGGGTTCCTATCACCGTTACTGTTGGCAAGCCGTTTGTGTATCAAGAGCATGATACTGAAGAAGTATTTAAAGAGCGGGTACGTGCCTGGTTTATTGAAACTCTAAAAGCATAA
- a CDS encoding lysophospholipid acyltransferase family protein, with amino-acid sequence MLIVLRTLLSYFLLAALVIVFMPFFFIITFIPVGSLFKSRLFFCIWYVFYRLMLYCYFLSVTIKGRENIPNEAAIFAVNHQSMMDIPLVDVILAGRPHVYLANLTYRKSLLLTWLTRISWPIDDSTPLKAMKSLLRAIKEINNNPSIHAIIFPEAGRYVDGKVHDFFSGFVLLAKKTGRPVVPLCIFGINKAYPPYSFLIHRVPITIVIGKPFIYQEHDTDQVFKDRVYTWFLEQQKGA; translated from the coding sequence ATGCTTATAGTCTTACGAACATTATTGTCCTATTTTTTGTTGGCAGCGTTAGTCATTGTTTTTATGCCATTCTTTTTTATCATTACTTTTATTCCTGTGGGATCTCTTTTTAAAAGCAGATTGTTTTTTTGTATTTGGTATGTATTTTATCGTTTAATGCTGTATTGTTATTTTCTGTCGGTAACAATTAAGGGGCGAGAAAACATACCAAATGAAGCGGCTATTTTTGCGGTCAATCATCAGTCAATGATGGATATACCCTTAGTTGATGTGATACTAGCTGGACGACCTCATGTATACCTTGCAAATTTAACCTATAGAAAATCATTATTACTTACATGGCTTACTAGAATTTCATGGCCGATTGATGATTCAACACCGTTAAAAGCGATGAAAAGCTTGTTGCGGGCAATAAAGGAAATTAATAATAATCCAAGTATACATGCAATTATTTTTCCGGAAGCTGGTCGTTATGTTGATGGTAAGGTTCATGATTTTTTTTCTGGGTTTGTATTATTAGCAAAAAAAACTGGTCGTCCTGTCGTGCCGCTTTGTATATTTGGTATTAATAAAGCGTATCCTCCCTATTCTTTTTTAATTCATAGGGTACCTATTACCATAGTGATTGGTAAGCCGTTTATCTATCAAGAGCACGATACTGATCAAGTATTTAAAGATCGTGTATATACGTGGTTTCTAGAACAACAAAAGGGTGCTTAA
- a CDS encoding lysophospholipid acyltransferase family protein yields MIIVTILRTLLSYCLFVVLFIIFTPFWIINVVVSKDWLFKSILFWQTWSLWNRLAIEILFLPITFIGQENVSDESAIFVMNHQSGRDAWLIDRIFMSKPRVVLMKEKYVLSIFKTVSIPVDMSTPLKSTKSLLRAIKMLNDNPTLNVMIFPEGTRYSDGNIHDFFSGFVILAKKTSRPVVPIRIFGMEKAYPRGSWLIHRVPITVVVGKPLVYQEGDTDEGFKERVHMWFVQQKKD; encoded by the coding sequence ATGATTATCGTTACGATATTACGAACACTGCTATCGTATTGTTTGTTTGTGGTATTATTTATTATTTTTACACCGTTTTGGATTATTAATGTTGTGGTGTCAAAAGATTGGCTTTTTAAAAGTATTTTGTTTTGGCAAACATGGTCGCTGTGGAATCGTTTAGCGATTGAAATTTTATTCTTACCAATTACTTTTATTGGTCAAGAAAATGTTTCTGATGAGTCTGCTATTTTTGTTATGAACCATCAATCAGGGCGCGATGCTTGGTTGATTGATCGAATTTTTATGAGCAAGCCTCGAGTTGTTTTGATGAAAGAAAAATATGTTCTTTCAATATTTAAGACAGTAAGTATCCCCGTTGATATGTCCACACCGCTTAAGTCTACAAAATCATTATTGCGCGCCATAAAAATGCTTAATGATAATCCAACATTAAATGTTATGATATTTCCCGAAGGTACCCGTTATAGCGATGGCAATATTCATGATTTTTTTTCTGGCTTTGTTATACTAGCAAAAAAGACGAGCCGTCCTGTGGTGCCCATACGTATCTTTGGTATGGAAAAAGCCTATCCGCGAGGTTCGTGGTTGATTCATAGGGTGCCAATCACGGTAGTTGTCGGTAAGCCACTTGTGTATCAAGAGGGCGATACAGATGAAGGGTTTAAGGAGCGGGTTCACATGTGGTTTGTTCAACAAAAAAAGGATTAG
- a CDS encoding VWA domain-containing protein, whose protein sequence is MDYFLRLVHPVVLYILIPVLLLALLIRARWHKGIMYRYPLASLLKSHGKASKHPYKKIFFLCRFLVLVLLAFLIAKPQLVDSRATVNIEGIDIVLAVDVSGSMQIKDDKNDQRSRIDIAKKEAVRFINKRDNDAIGLVIFGQDALSRCPITLDKEILKTIVDELEIGIIPHEGTVLSTALITSANRLKNSKSKNKIIILLTDGEPSEGDMSPDVAIDAARKLGIKVYTVGIGNDKIQQVMHPFYGPMTMPRVNTELLTRIARETGGKFFMAKNAHDMRVIYDTIDALEKTKIEAPVFSHYWDIFIPVVWIIFGLLMFELLASSFFWFGV, encoded by the coding sequence GTGGATTATTTTTTACGTCTGGTACATCCTGTAGTTCTTTATATTTTAATTCCCGTGTTATTGCTTGCGTTGTTGATTCGTGCCAGATGGCATAAAGGAATCATGTATCGTTATCCATTGGCTTCATTGCTCAAATCTCATGGTAAAGCAAGTAAGCATCCTTATAAAAAAATATTTTTCTTATGTCGTTTTTTAGTACTTGTTCTGTTGGCATTTCTTATTGCAAAACCTCAATTAGTTGATTCTCGTGCAACGGTCAATATAGAAGGCATCGATATTGTTTTGGCTGTAGATGTTTCTGGTTCTATGCAAATCAAGGATGATAAAAATGATCAACGTTCTCGTATTGATATTGCAAAAAAAGAGGCTGTTCGTTTTATCAATAAGCGCGACAATGATGCCATTGGCTTAGTGATCTTTGGACAAGATGCTCTATCTCGGTGTCCTATAACGCTCGATAAAGAAATATTAAAAACGATTGTGGATGAACTGGAAATTGGGATTATTCCTCACGAAGGCACTGTGCTTTCTACGGCGCTGATCACGTCAGCCAATCGTTTAAAAAATTCAAAATCAAAAAATAAAATTATTATCTTATTAACCGATGGTGAGCCCAGCGAGGGTGATATGTCTCCTGATGTTGCCATAGATGCGGCAAGAAAGTTGGGCATTAAAGTCTACACGGTCGGTATTGGTAATGATAAAATTCAACAAGTTATGCATCCATTTTATGGGCCAATGACTATGCCACGAGTTAATACAGAATTGCTTACCAGAATAGCACGAGAAACGGGCGGCAAATTTTTTATGGCAAAAAATGCTCATGATATGCGGGTGATTTATGATACGATTGATGCATTGGAAAAAACAAAAATAGAAGCCCCGGTATTTAGTCATTATTGGGATATTTTTATTCCGGTTGTTTGGATTATTTTTGGGTTACTTATGTTTGAATTACTCGCATCATCTTTCTTTTGGTTTGGGGTATAA
- a CDS encoding VWA domain-containing protein, with amino-acid sequence MVLSGITWGALENIFIVGALILLTMLLLGYRVYRSKKSVAQLSSSRIARQFLVGFSLVKLYVKSFLFVLGMVFLLITLLHPQWNKKEEIVAQHGRDLFIALDVSRSMLAQDCLPNRLECAKAKIKSLVKKLSCERVGLVIFSGTAFIQCPLTTDYGAFFMFLDQVDVETIASGTTALDQVIQKVLGAYTTMQDRKTKLLMLLTDGEDFSSNLQRVRQRAQEQGLKIFAMGVGTEQGAPIPLVDNHGKQIGHIKDKKGSVVISHLNEGILYNVAQDSGGTYVRMTSDDADIKSIIAHVNSFEKDLLEDKRMSALQEQYHCFLVVSFVCFLLEWLW; translated from the coding sequence ATGGTATTGAGCGGTATTACATGGGGCGCATTAGAGAATATTTTTATTGTTGGCGCACTCATATTGCTGACAATGTTGTTACTTGGTTATCGTGTCTATCGATCAAAAAAATCTGTTGCACAATTGAGCTCATCACGAATTGCAAGGCAGTTTCTTGTAGGTTTTTCTCTTGTAAAATTATATGTAAAATCTTTTTTGTTTGTGCTGGGAATGGTGTTTTTACTCATAACGTTATTGCATCCACAGTGGAATAAAAAAGAAGAAATAGTGGCGCAACATGGGCGAGATTTATTTATTGCACTTGATGTTTCGCGCAGTATGTTGGCGCAAGATTGTTTGCCTAATCGCTTGGAATGTGCCAAGGCAAAGATAAAATCGCTAGTCAAAAAACTTTCGTGTGAACGCGTAGGGTTGGTTATTTTTTCTGGCACTGCATTTATTCAATGTCCATTGACCACCGATTATGGAGCATTTTTTATGTTTCTCGATCAAGTAGATGTTGAAACTATTGCTTCGGGCACCACGGCATTGGATCAAGTAATTCAAAAAGTGCTGGGCGCATATACTACCATGCAGGATCGTAAAACAAAATTGCTTATGTTGCTCACTGACGGCGAAGACTTTTCAAGCAATTTACAACGTGTCCGACAACGTGCGCAAGAACAAGGATTGAAAATTTTTGCTATGGGCGTAGGTACTGAGCAAGGCGCTCCAATACCTTTGGTGGACAATCATGGCAAACAAATCGGCCATATTAAAGATAAAAAAGGATCAGTTGTTATTTCTCATTTAAACGAAGGCATTTTATATAATGTTGCGCAAGACTCTGGTGGCACGTATGTGCGTATGACGAGCGATGATGCTGATATTAAATCAATTATTGCGCACGTCAATTCGTTTGAAAAGGATCTGCTGGAAGACAAACGTATGAGTGCCTTGCAAGAGCAGTATCATTGTTTTCTCGTAGTAAGTTTCGTTTGTTTTTTATTGGAATGGTTATGGTAG
- a CDS encoding tetratricopeptide repeat protein — MVAYTKIVIGFILFLSHATGYCFFAHDRAALLMQQEKWDAAKEKFKVMMVDNSDCPKTLYDAGVASYKTKDFKEAYAYFKKAASVKDSPDALKEKAHFNSGNAAVELKQLKEAVDNYEQVLKLNPHNKQAAHNLAKVKEMIKQQEQQKKQQQDKEQQKDNKDKKDDKKEQDQKDKQKSDQQEKNDQKNDQQEQQQGDKKDQSKDNEQSSDKQDQKDESQEQSQEEKDAQDKQKQEQLNKQQQEKNNKEKSESEQQKNEQEAAKKDEQQKAAEQKQQEEQQASEAQAQQQDESAVEKKLDAKLVRVLQAQEKKDAVMNKMMVKAAVNESMAGKDGQNCW, encoded by the coding sequence ATGGTAGCATACACAAAAATAGTGATTGGATTTATTTTATTTCTGTCTCATGCAACAGGATATTGTTTCTTCGCGCATGATAGAGCAGCCCTTTTGATGCAACAGGAAAAATGGGATGCGGCTAAAGAAAAATTTAAAGTGATGATGGTAGACAATTCTGATTGCCCCAAAACACTCTATGACGCGGGCGTTGCATCCTATAAAACAAAAGATTTTAAAGAGGCGTATGCGTATTTTAAAAAAGCAGCTTCCGTAAAAGATTCTCCAGATGCTTTAAAAGAGAAAGCACACTTTAATAGTGGTAACGCTGCTGTTGAATTAAAACAGTTAAAAGAGGCTGTTGATAATTACGAACAAGTCTTAAAACTAAATCCTCATAATAAACAGGCTGCGCATAATCTTGCAAAAGTTAAAGAGATGATCAAACAACAAGAACAGCAAAAAAAGCAGCAGCAAGATAAAGAGCAGCAAAAAGATAACAAGGATAAAAAAGACGATAAAAAAGAGCAGGACCAGAAGGACAAACAAAAATCAGATCAGCAAGAAAAAAATGATCAGAAAAATGATCAACAAGAGCAACAACAAGGCGATAAGAAAGATCAATCAAAAGATAATGAGCAGTCGAGCGATAAGCAAGACCAGAAAGATGAATCGCAGGAGCAGTCACAAGAAGAAAAAGATGCTCAAGATAAGCAAAAGCAAGAACAATTAAACAAACAACAGCAAGAAAAAAATAATAAAGAGAAATCTGAATCTGAGCAGCAGAAGAATGAACAAGAAGCTGCAAAGAAAGATGAACAGCAAAAAGCTGCCGAACAAAAACAGCAAGAAGAGCAACAAGCATCTGAAGCACAAGCTCAGCAACAGGACGAATCGGCCGTTGAAAAAAAATTAGATGCCAAGCTTGTTCGAGTGCTACAAGCGCAGGAAAAAAAAGATGCTGTAATGAATAAGATGATGGTAAAGGCAGCAGTTAATGAATCAATGGCGGGAAAAGATGGACAAAATTGTTGGTAA
- a CDS encoding BatD family protein, whose translation MNQWREKMDKIVGKISVVLLSMFVALQLQAGMVLTVADNNGDAVQAIGIGQPFVLQAAIDGGGSVNEWPRIEGLDGAYVRDNGMMRMTINGKTTLKYSYKVRIDTAGTYTIGPASVMQDGSMITSNKVTVRVTDKQTKPDASNTQSNVAFLRLAMSQDRAVVGEKLVCSLRLYYTNEVINISPIEHAPIHGFRFDTNVCQGKGAETIKGIEYNYFELSWDAYPLEPGKKIIPAYAVDFFVQSHKQNPYNAAMALFLGRSQGEHKRIYSNAVSIQIDPLPTTQKTVHAIGAFTHFNATLEPGVAREGEGMVLTLELQGDGSIDKDNALALLQGMPASFKFYDSKNYVVDKKSADDTTKHYFEFIVQGLERGDWQVPAQSFTYFDVKGRSYKTLETLPLSVMILPSVAAKQSVVIPPVTAVDVVEKNDVAVVEDEIKPVYRSMPWVRTKSLAMPWWAFIFFMALPFVFMLVVYFKKSFGLVRFSFYNLTGKKRAFDVARKQIDRALQTRENAQIYHAFIQLFATKYGVDTHQVTQEFMSEKLKSCGIDDTGLEEWHEFFTQLSALVFFAKNYGSKDIASKAYAWLNRLEKAL comes from the coding sequence ATGAATCAATGGCGGGAAAAGATGGACAAAATTGTTGGTAAAATAAGCGTAGTGTTACTGAGTATGTTTGTCGCATTGCAGCTACAGGCAGGCATGGTTCTTACCGTAGCAGATAATAATGGCGATGCTGTGCAAGCCATAGGCATTGGACAACCCTTTGTGCTGCAAGCCGCTATTGATGGTGGTGGGTCTGTCAATGAGTGGCCTCGTATCGAGGGGCTCGATGGTGCCTACGTGCGCGATAATGGCATGATGCGTATGACAATAAATGGAAAAACTACACTAAAATATTCTTACAAAGTGCGTATTGACACGGCTGGTACGTATACCATTGGGCCGGCATCGGTTATGCAAGATGGTTCTATGATTACTTCCAATAAAGTTACCGTACGCGTGACCGATAAACAAACTAAACCTGATGCAAGCAATACACAATCAAATGTGGCTTTTTTACGGCTAGCAATGAGCCAAGATCGTGCGGTTGTTGGAGAAAAATTAGTTTGCTCTTTGCGATTGTATTATACCAATGAGGTGATTAATATATCACCAATAGAACATGCTCCTATCCATGGATTTCGTTTTGACACCAATGTTTGTCAGGGTAAAGGGGCTGAGACCATTAAGGGCATTGAGTATAACTATTTTGAGCTTAGCTGGGATGCCTATCCGCTTGAACCGGGTAAAAAAATAATTCCTGCGTATGCGGTAGATTTTTTTGTTCAGTCGCACAAGCAAAATCCGTACAATGCTGCCATGGCACTCTTTTTGGGCAGGTCTCAGGGGGAGCATAAACGCATTTATTCAAATGCTGTTTCAATACAGATCGATCCACTGCCAACTACGCAAAAAACTGTTCACGCTATCGGCGCATTTACTCATTTTAACGCTACATTAGAGCCTGGTGTAGCACGAGAGGGCGAGGGAATGGTTCTCACCCTGGAATTGCAGGGTGATGGCTCTATTGATAAAGATAATGCTTTAGCTCTTTTGCAAGGGATGCCTGCATCGTTTAAATTTTATGATTCCAAAAATTATGTGGTTGATAAAAAATCTGCTGACGATACGACCAAGCACTATTTCGAATTTATTGTGCAAGGTCTTGAACGTGGCGATTGGCAGGTTCCGGCACAATCGTTTACGTACTTTGATGTCAAGGGTCGTTCGTATAAAACATTAGAAACATTGCCACTTTCGGTGATGATTCTTCCGTCAGTTGCTGCAAAGCAATCGGTTGTGATTCCGCCAGTTACTGCTGTTGATGTAGTAGAAAAAAATGATGTTGCAGTAGTCGAAGATGAGATTAAACCAGTTTATCGATCAATGCCTTGGGTAAGGACTAAAAGTTTGGCAATGCCATGGTGGGCATTCATATTTTTTATGGCGCTTCCTTTTGTGTTTATGCTTGTTGTGTATTTTAAAAAAAGCTTTGGCCTCGTACGTTTTTCATTTTATAATCTTACGGGTAAAAAACGAGCTTTTGACGTGGCACGCAAACAAATAGACAGAGCTCTCCAAACAAGAGAAAATGCGCAAATATATCACGCTTTTATACAGCTTTTTGCTACCAAATATGGTGTTGATACGCATCAGGTGACGCAAGAATTTATGAGTGAAAAATTAAAGTCTTGTGGTATTGATGATACTGGTCTAGAAGAATGGCACGAATTTTTTACACAACTGTCGGCATTGGTATTTTTTGCAAAAAATTATGGGTCAAAAGATATTGCGTCAAAAGCCTATGCGTGGCTTAATAGATTAGAGAAAGCATTATGA
- a CDS encoding SH3 domain-containing protein codes for MKNLSFLSKFFWIESNSIAPFDKAQGRRREELHTAVLSEPCRRRLRQYILVTILFSLHMVRADTTQELLLRAYTCYQQKDFSQAYTLYESIEPKDLLVWYNMGNCCYKLGNVVQAVAYWHKARRHALPEERATISYNIDVAEIQLAVSGEHGVLAKLERKLDAAPLFWLQIMFLFCWFSCFFFIKKYNRGTKYRALFGSILIIVTLSSGLAVVIKYKSLQQRGVVMKPNVSVFAGPDQQYHVVGVLNAACPVTLVEERESWCKIKHQRCSGWVPKEMITVV; via the coding sequence ATGAAAAATCTGAGCTTCTTGTCAAAATTCTTTTGGATTGAGAGTAACAGTATTGCACCCTTCGACAAAGCTCAGGGACGACGGCGAGAGGAACTACACACTGCCGTCCTGTCTGAGCCTTGTCGAAGACGTCTTCGACAATATATTCTTGTAACTATTTTATTTAGTTTACATATGGTGCGCGCTGATACAACGCAGGAATTATTGTTGCGTGCGTATACCTGTTATCAGCAGAAAGATTTTTCTCAGGCATATACTCTCTATGAATCTATAGAGCCCAAGGATCTTTTGGTGTGGTATAACATGGGCAACTGTTGTTACAAGCTTGGCAATGTTGTTCAGGCCGTTGCGTATTGGCATAAGGCGCGGCGCCATGCATTGCCCGAAGAGCGGGCGACTATATCTTATAATATTGATGTTGCAGAGATCCAACTTGCGGTGTCAGGCGAGCATGGTGTGCTTGCAAAACTTGAGCGAAAGCTCGATGCGGCGCCACTCTTTTGGTTGCAGATTATGTTTTTATTTTGCTGGTTTTCTTGCTTCTTTTTTATAAAAAAATATAATCGAGGTACAAAATATAGGGCGTTATTCGGTAGTATACTTATTATCGTAACGTTGAGTAGTGGTTTAGCAGTAGTGATAAAATATAAAAGTTTACAACAAAGGGGTGTTGTTATGAAACCCAATGTATCAGTATTTGCTGGACCCGATCAACAGTACCATGTAGTTGGTGTACTGAATGCCGCTTGCCCGGTAACTCTTGTAGAAGAACGAGAGTCATGGTGCAAAATTAAGCATCAACGATGCAGCGGTTGGGTGCCGAAAGAGATGATCACGGTAGTATGA